One Paraburkholderia flagellata genomic window carries:
- a CDS encoding phosphate-starvation-inducible protein PsiE yields MKYENALQRAIKGRLERAMELAELFGLLIIGIGTVAAMGVLIWRMVQSDGVTLTDLLLMFLYLEIFAMVGQYLKAGQLPVRFPLYIAMVSIARDLILRAGANTELHLLASAGAIVLIALGVLIIRFGQAKYPSNTDERRVEEAK; encoded by the coding sequence ATGAAGTACGAGAACGCTCTGCAACGAGCGATCAAGGGGCGCCTCGAGCGCGCCATGGAGCTGGCCGAACTGTTCGGCCTGTTGATCATCGGCATTGGCACCGTGGCGGCCATGGGCGTGCTGATATGGCGCATGGTGCAGTCGGATGGCGTGACGCTGACCGACCTGCTGCTGATGTTTCTCTACCTCGAGATCTTCGCCATGGTCGGGCAGTATCTCAAGGCGGGCCAGCTGCCGGTGCGCTTCCCGCTCTATATCGCCATGGTGTCGATTGCGCGGGACCTCATCCTGCGCGCGGGCGCGAACACCGAGCTGCATTTGCTGGCTTCAGCGGGCGCGATCGTGCTGATCGCGCTGGGCGTGCTGATCATTCGCTTCGGGCAGGCGAAATACCCCAGCAACACTGACGAGCGGCGTGTGGAAGAGGCGAAGTAG
- a CDS encoding IclR family transcriptional regulator, translating into MSTTDSPASSQPGDAKGVAGTAAFSKFIAVLQLIADASTPPNIAKLVAASGYPRPTVHRIVAALQAEGLVAAVGGGNTFALGPRLVNLASRSWERSDLRIASVDALMELRNVTSETVHLAVPSDGAMVYIEKLESPHAVRMASRIGTRVAITSSSVGKAWLATLTPAEREPLIAQAPRVRFTEHTMTDLGAIRDEIELTAQRGYAEDREENEQSIWCYGAAILGADGHAVGCVSVSMPMFRRQDDAQRSYIEPLLAACRTIAARLGPVCAR; encoded by the coding sequence ATGTCGACCACTGATTCCCCCGCCTCCTCCCAACCCGGCGACGCCAAGGGCGTCGCGGGCACGGCCGCCTTTTCGAAGTTCATCGCCGTGCTTCAGCTCATTGCCGACGCCAGCACGCCGCCGAACATCGCGAAGCTCGTGGCCGCGAGCGGCTATCCGCGCCCGACCGTGCATCGCATCGTTGCCGCACTGCAGGCCGAAGGGCTAGTCGCGGCCGTGGGCGGCGGCAATACGTTCGCGCTCGGGCCGCGTCTCGTGAATCTGGCAAGCCGCAGCTGGGAGCGCTCCGACCTGCGCATCGCCTCCGTCGACGCCCTCATGGAACTGCGCAACGTCACCTCGGAAACGGTGCACCTCGCCGTGCCCAGCGACGGCGCAATGGTGTACATCGAAAAGCTCGAAAGTCCGCACGCCGTGCGCATGGCCTCGCGTATCGGCACGCGTGTGGCGATCACGTCGAGTTCGGTTGGCAAAGCCTGGCTGGCCACACTCACGCCTGCCGAGCGCGAGCCGCTGATTGCGCAGGCGCCGCGCGTGCGTTTCACCGAGCATACGATGACGGACCTCGGCGCGATCCGCGACGAGATCGAACTCACGGCGCAACGCGGTTATGCGGAAGACCGCGAAGAAAACGAGCAATCGATCTGGTGTTACGGCGCGGCGATTCTCGGCGCCGATGGCCACGCCGTGGGCTGCGTGAGCGTCAGCATGCCGATGTTCCGCCGCCAGGACGATGCGCAACGCAGCTACATCGAACCGCTGCTCGCCGCATGCCGCACGATCGCCGCGCGGCTTGGCCCGGTTTGCGCGCGGTAG